A region from the Vibrio sp. SS-MA-C1-2 genome encodes:
- a CDS encoding ATP-binding protein, with product MHKFAIICLDDDPMVVHQLTVDLTPFSSLFDVICAYTIEEADLKIEEIEQKGQHLALVICDNELNQQRGVDFLIKLSHQDKTRPARKILLNDLLQLETIMAAVNEGRLDHCMTKPWQPEDIQPVIRRELTNFILKSAPDNWLKYSPILDTQRILKSYFEQKMANYRSGFLNYHDLDDQDLSNQVISALYDFFDGNDDGHACRTYSKNHHLTIEGDPNYYLWFIVEGSVALFKQDNHGEKHEVIRHGSGALVGGMSFISGEPSFSTGITLAQTKVIKLDKKLFAKVMHTRSELLPLFTNLLLRHFNRRIKSSITTEMALQSTLKSLEVAQQELINKEKMAMLGQLVSGVAHELNNPISAILRGADTLKKSIPSLLNNTLNEQQQQQGINILQQALVSKPISTMVMREESKKLTPIIEDRHLAKKVVLMGLSRDQQIEHWIKPLGSQRNQVIQQWHEFYQAGNFLRSINVCSQRISDLVKSLKSYARQDLEMISTIDIHEGLEDTLTIFDNQLKKITVIKDYADLPLIECHPIALQQVWTNLISNALDAMNALKRSNLQENILTVSTQYIHDSLSPRLVIIIEDNGEGISPEKIERIFELNFTTKSEGNFGLGIGLSICQQIVHQHNGSITVHSKLDQFTKMVVTLPLQSNIFNQPET from the coding sequence GTGCATAAGTTTGCGATTATTTGTCTTGATGATGACCCTATGGTTGTTCATCAACTTACGGTTGATCTCACTCCATTTTCCTCTCTCTTTGACGTTATTTGTGCATATACCATCGAAGAGGCTGACTTAAAAATAGAAGAGATTGAACAAAAAGGGCAACATCTCGCCTTAGTTATTTGTGATAATGAACTCAATCAACAGCGGGGGGTGGACTTTTTAATTAAACTCTCTCACCAAGATAAAACTCGCCCAGCACGAAAAATTCTTCTCAATGATCTGCTACAACTGGAAACAATTATGGCGGCGGTCAATGAAGGACGGTTAGATCACTGTATGACCAAACCCTGGCAGCCAGAAGATATTCAACCCGTTATTCGCCGAGAATTAACTAACTTTATATTAAAATCTGCCCCTGATAATTGGTTAAAGTACAGTCCGATTTTAGATACTCAGAGAATATTAAAAAGTTACTTTGAACAAAAAATGGCCAACTATCGTTCAGGCTTTCTTAACTATCATGATTTAGATGATCAAGACTTATCCAATCAAGTCATCTCTGCACTTTATGACTTTTTCGATGGTAACGATGACGGCCATGCTTGTCGAACTTACAGCAAAAATCACCACTTAACGATTGAGGGTGATCCCAACTACTATCTCTGGTTTATTGTTGAAGGTTCCGTCGCACTTTTTAAACAAGATAACCATGGTGAGAAACATGAAGTTATTCGTCATGGTAGTGGTGCTTTAGTAGGAGGAATGTCTTTTATTTCTGGTGAGCCCTCTTTTTCCACAGGAATTACACTTGCTCAGACCAAAGTGATTAAATTAGATAAAAAGCTATTCGCTAAAGTCATGCATACTCGTAGTGAATTACTACCGCTATTTACTAACTTACTGTTGCGTCACTTTAACCGTCGAATCAAAAGCAGTATTACGACGGAAATGGCATTGCAATCCACGTTAAAATCTTTAGAAGTTGCTCAACAAGAATTAATCAATAAAGAAAAAATGGCGATGCTCGGTCAATTAGTGTCAGGCGTTGCTCATGAACTCAATAATCCTATATCGGCCATTCTTCGAGGTGCAGACACCTTAAAAAAGAGTATTCCCTCTTTGCTGAATAACACGTTAAACGAGCAACAACAACAGCAAGGAATTAATATATTACAACAAGCCTTAGTGTCAAAACCAATATCAACAATGGTCATGAGAGAAGAATCGAAAAAGCTCACACCGATTATAGAAGATCGCCACTTAGCAAAAAAAGTCGTATTAATGGGATTAAGTCGTGACCAACAAATAGAACATTGGATAAAACCACTGGGTAGCCAACGTAATCAGGTGATCCAGCAGTGGCATGAATTTTATCAAGCAGGAAATTTTCTTCGTTCAATAAATGTCTGCTCTCAACGTATCTCTGATCTGGTAAAAAGCTTAAAGAGTTATGCTCGACAAGATTTAGAGATGATATCAACCATAGATATCCATGAAGGGCTAGAAGATACGCTCACCATTTTTGATAATCAGTTAAAAAAAATAACGGTCATCAAAGACTATGCAGATCTTCCTTTAATCGAATGTCACCCCATTGCTTTGCAACAAGTTTGGACCAACTTAATTTCCAATGCACTTGATGCGATGAACGCACTTAAACGATCCAATTTGCAAGAAAATATTTTAACTGTGTCCACTCAATATATCCATGACTCTCTTTCACCAAGATTAGTCATCATAATTGAAGATAATGGTGAAGGTATTTCTCCTGAAAAAATTGAACGTATTTTTGAGCTCAATTTTACCACAAAGAGTGAAGGTAATTTTGGTCTCGGTATTGGCTTATCGATTTGTCAGCAAATTGTTCATCAACATAACGGTTCGATTACCGTTCATTCTAAACTCGATCAATTTACAAAAATGGTGGTCACTCTTCCTCTGCAATCGAATATCTTTAACCAACCAGAGACCTAA
- a CDS encoding CBS domain-containing protein, producing MQSLKVKEYMNSRPVTFNPNTSVAIALEKLLNSNQTGGPVVDENNRLIGFLSEQDMLHKLLKMSYHCEDTTLVSECMRTDVLSSTPDSSIVDLAETMTGEKPKVYPVVDNGFVVGVITRRDVLKAISEQIKVCFKQPV from the coding sequence ATGCAATCATTAAAAGTTAAAGAATATATGAATTCTCGTCCAGTAACATTTAACCCAAACACTTCCGTTGCTATTGCATTAGAAAAGTTACTGAACTCAAATCAAACAGGTGGTCCAGTTGTTGATGAAAATAATCGCTTAATTGGATTCCTTTCTGAACAAGATATGTTGCATAAACTCTTAAAAATGAGTTATCACTGTGAAGACACGACATTGGTCAGTGAATGTATGCGAACAGATGTTTTATCATCAACACCTGATTCATCTATTGTCGATTTGGCTGAAACAATGACGGGAGAAAAACCAAAAGTTTACCCAGTCGTTGATAATGGCTTTGTTGTAGGCGTGATTACTCGTCGTGATGTGCTAAAAGCGATTTCAGAGCAAATTAAGGTCTGTTTCAAGCAACCAGTCTAA